In Zerene cesonia ecotype Mississippi chromosome 17, Zerene_cesonia_1.1, whole genome shotgun sequence, a single genomic region encodes these proteins:
- the LOC119833208 gene encoding protein yellow-like — protein sequence MVGRLLLFSYIFVVASATVKLRELYAWNVLDWNYPDPFAKQRDIDSGALNPKNALPVGIERWRNKLFVSVPRWFPGIPATLNYIDMDAPYDPSPKLTPYPSFRENELGNCDEGLTTVYRIKADKCDRLWVLDVGTYGYDPNVTNLCPYALNVYDLHTNRRLRRYVFRNEDIVSTTFIANIALDEGNSCDDTFAYFSDELGYGLIAYSWEQNKSWRFSHSFFFPDPLVGDFNIAGLNFQWGSEGIFGISASPRGPDGYRTLYFSPLSSYTEFAVSTRILRDESKVEGSYHDFKVVGSRGPNTHTTSKVMDETGVQLYNLIDQNAVGCWNTNLPLKPQNTAIADKDDVGLIFPCDVKIDLDRNVWVISDRMAVFLESELDYSDINFRIYVANFDSLVQGTVCEPDPSQAITQFKNPTFDNSLSIYDANLASVTPQTFTGVSPAFRSLPTYVNNAQQKFTYQFPNQPAQSYVFSTPKPLLSSNRPWWFANNNYSPYK from the exons ATGGTTGGACGCCTTCTTCTGTTCAGTTACATATTTGTCGTTGCTTCTGCAACGGTGAAACTTCGTGAGCTTTACGCCTGGAATGTTCTGGATTGGAATTATCCAGATCCATTTGCAAAACAACGGGATATTGATAGCGGAGCTCTCAATCCAAAAAATGCACTGCCTGTCGGCATTGAAAGATGGAGAAACAAGCTTTTCGTATCCGTTCCCAGGTGGTTCCCAG GTATACCCgctacattaaattatattgatatggaCGCTCCGTATGATCCATCTCCGAAATTGACACCATATCCAAGTTTTAGAGAAAATGAATTAGGTAATTGTGATGAAGGTCTTACAACTGTGTACAGAATCAAGGCAGATAAATGCGATCGTTTGTGGGTCTTAGATGTCGGCACCTACGGATATG ATCCAAATGTTACTAATCTTTGTCCCTACGCATTGAACGTATACGACCTACACACGAACAGACGTTTAAGACGATATGTATTCAGAAATGAAGATATTGTCTCAACAACTTTCATCGCTAATATAGCCTTAGATGAGGGCAATTCATGTGATGATACGTTCGCATACTTCTCAGACGAGCTGGGATATGGTTTAATCGCTTATTCTTGGGAACAAAACAAATCATGGCGCTTTAGTCATAGCTTTTTCTTTCCTGATCCATTGGTGGGTGACTTCAATATAGCAGGTCTAAACTTCCAATGGGGTTCTGAGGGTATATTTGGAATTTCTGCATCGCCTAGAGGCCCTGATGGATACAGAACCCTTTATTTCAGTCCCTTGTCAAGTTACACGGAGTTCGCTGTTTCCACGCGTATTCTGAGAGATGAATCGAAAGTTGAAGGCTCATATCATGACTTTAAAGTTGTTGGATCTCGAGGCCCTAATACGCACACGACATCTAAAGTCATGGATGAGACGGGCGTccaactttataatttaatcgatCAAAATGCTGTTGGATGTTGGAATACGAACCTTCCACTAAAACCGCAAAACACTGCTATCGCTGATAAAGATGACGTCGGTCTTATTTTCCCCTGTGACGTGAAAATAGATCTGGATAGAAATGTTTGGGTAATTTCAGACCGTATGGCCGTCTTTTTAGAATCAGAACTGGATTATAGCGATATCAATTTCCGAATTTATGTTGCCAATTTCGATTCATTGGTACAAGGAACAGTTTGTGAACCTGACCCATCTCAAGCAATTACGCAATTTAAAAATCCAACATTTGACAATTCACTGAGTATTTACGATGCAAACCTTGCTTCAGTAACTCCTCAAACTTTTACAGGCGTTTCTCCAGCTTTTAGATCTCTTCCAACTTATGTTAATAATGCGCAGCAAAAATTCACCTACCAGTTTCCTAATCAACCCGCACAGTCGTACGTTTTTTccactcctaaaccacttctAAGCTCAAACAGACCCTGGTGGTTCGCAAACAACAATTATAGTccatacaaataa
- the LOC119833481 gene encoding proton-coupled amino acid transporter-like protein pathetic, translating to MSVTLEKIDCKESEYNPYEHRKVLKPSSDVRATANIIKASLGSGLLAGPLAFSNAGWGVGIIGTIIVGVICGHCIHILVKTSRGCCKIEKKPQLNYAETCESAFNNGPKCLHRYSKAASIFAEFSLLSTYVGVCCIYTVLISDSIKQLIDRYVPSVNLPVEYYCLIILIPLCLLCQVKYLKWLAIFSMLANFFLIASYLICLYYIFGDEINFSDKKVVGDPSRFPAFISTVIFAMEGIGLVMPVENAMKKPQHFLGCPSVLVVAMSAIVFFYSTLGLFGYFRYGDLARGSITLNLPIDDWAAIFAKVFIALSIFFTYPLQFYVVFDIFKRYTDSYIGERYKNIVDIGGRTVGVCFCVGIGVALPLLEQIINLVGACFYSILGLVIPGIVETVFRWNNLGTFKWVLLKNIFIVLFGLGSLISGCTVTVLDIIAILNSKIE from the exons ATGAGTGTAACATTAGAGAAGATTGATTGTAAGGAAAGTGAATACAATCCATATGAACATCGAAAAGTGCTAAAACCTAGTtc tGACGTAAGGGCTactgcaaatataataaaagcatcGTTAGGTTCAGGCCTGTTAGCTGGTCCTCTGGCATTTTCAAATGCTGGATGGGGAGTGGGAATAATAGGAACCATTATTGTTGGTGTCATTTGTGGACATTGCATTCATATTTTG GTGAAAACGTCTAGAGGTTGTTgtaaaatcgaaaaaaaacCCCAACTAAATTACGCTGAAACTTGCGAATCTGCGTTCAACAATGGACCTAAATGCCTCCACCGATACTCCAAAGCAGCGag TATATTCGCTGAATTTTCACTGCTATCAACATACGTCGGTGTGTGTTGTATTTATACAGTTTTGATATCGGATTCTATCAAACAG CTAATAGATAGATATGTCCCCAGCGTTAATTTACCAGTTGAATATTACTGCCTCATAATTTTGATACCATTATGCCTCTTATGTCAAGTGAAGTATTTGAAATGGCTCGCCATCTTCTCAATGCTGGCAAACTTTTTCTTAATAGCATCATATCTTATTTgcctttattacatttttgggGATGAAATCAACTTTTCAGATAAGAAAGTTGTTGGTGACCCGTCCAGATTTCCGGCTTTCATATC GACCGTAATTTTTGCAATGGAAGGTATTGGCTTGGTCATGCCCGTTGAGAATGCGATGAAGAAGCCACAGCACTTTCTTGGATGTCCGAGTGTTTTAGTGGTGGCAATGTCGGCTATCGTATTTTTCTATAGCACATTGGGCTTATTTGGTTACTTCCGTTATGGAGACCTTGCAAGAGGATCAATAACGCTAAATCTGCCCATCGACGACTG GGCCGCTATATTTGCAAAAGTTTTCATCGCCTTGTCCATATTCTTCACATATCCCTTACAATTTTACGTTGTCTTTGACATATTTAAGAGATACACGGACTCGTACATCGGGGAGCGTTACAAGAACATAGTTGATATTGGTGGTCGGACTGTAGGAGTTTGTTTCTGCG TTGGAATTGGTGTTGCTTTGCCATTACTGGAACAAATCATCAACCTCGTTGGCGCCTGTTTCTACTCCATCTTAGGGCTTGTCATCCCTGGAATAGTCGAGACTGTGTTCCGATGGAACAACCTTGGAACATTTAAATGGGTCCTTTTAAAGAACATATTCATTGTTCTATTTGGTCTTGGCAGTTTAATTTCAGGATGTACCGTAACAGTTCTTGATATTATCGCCATATTAAATAGCAAAATTGAAtag
- the LOC119833504 gene encoding proton-coupled amino acid transporter-like protein pathetic, translating into MGIPNDAENTSEKEYNPYEHRQVKKPNSDVRSLANLLKASLGSGILAMPLAFSNAGWGFGIVGTVIVAFICGHCVHIFVKVSRGCCKVLRKPLLNYAETCEAAFSIGHKKVRPFAKFARIFAEVAQLLTYLGVCCIFTVLIADSIKQLFDRYVPTFILPVEYYCLIILIPLCLMCQIRYLKWLAPFSLIANVLLVATFAICIYYIFKDEISVADRKVVGAAARLPAFLSTVIFAMEGIGVVMPVENAMKKPQHFLGCPSVLVIAMTFIMILYAILGLFGYLRYGDELKGSITLNLPIDDWPAIFAKIFIALSIFLTYPLHFFVVVGVLTRFIEPHIRKEYRNITQIFGRTAVVLFCGGIGVALPMLEHITNIVGALFYSTLGLIIPGVVETIFRWDDLGRYNWIFWKNVLIVLFGVFCAISGCTVTVIDIIEKLRKTE; encoded by the exons ATGGGTATACCTAATGATGCGGAAAATACATCGGAGAAGGAATATAATCCTTATGAACATCGACAGGTCAAAAAGCCTAACTC cgATGTACGCTCCTTAGCAAATTTATTGAAAGCTTCTTTAGGATCAGGGATCCTTGCTATGCCTCTTGCCTTTTCCAATGCAGGATGGGGTTTTGGCATTGTTGGAACTGTTATAGTAGCATTTATTTGTGGTCACTGTGTTCACATATTT GTTAAGGTATCTCGTGGATGTTGCAAAGTTCTTAGGAaacctttattaaattacgcTGAGACTTGCGAAGCTGCATTTTCTATTGGGCATAAAAAAGTTAGACCCTTTGCTAAATTTGCTCG aatatttgcagaggtagcACAATTACTCACTTACTTAGGtgtatgttgtatttttacagttttaataGCCGATTCAATTAAACAG CTGTTCGACCGTTATGTGCCAACATTTATTCTGCCAGTTGAATATTATTGCTTAATCATACTAATCCCACTTTGTTTGATGTGTCAAATCAGATATTTGAAATGGTTAGCCCCATTTTCATTGATTGCTAACGTTTTGTTGGTCGCCACGTTTGctatatgcatatattatatatttaaagatgaaATATCCGTAGCGGATAGGAAAGTTGTGGGCGCAGCAGCCCGACTGCCGGCTTTTCTTTC TACAGTGATCTTCGCAATGGAAGGCATCGGTGTCGTGATGCCAGTAGAGAATGCTATGAAGAAACCACAGCACTTCCTTGGCTGCCCAAGCGTTCTGGTCATAGCAATGACGTTTATAATGATTCTATATGCCATTCTGGGATTGTTTGGATATTTACGATACGGCGATGAATTGAAGGGCTCGATCACGTTAAACTTGCCTATCGATGATTG GCCAGCAATTTTCGCAAagatttttatagcattgtcTATATTTCTTACTTATCCATTACACTTCTTCGTCGTTGTTGGGGTTCTAACAAGATTCATCGAACCTCACATACGAAAAGAATACAGAAATATAACTCAAATATTTGGCAGAACTGCTGTTGTGCTTTTTTGCg gTGGAATAGGAGTAGCCTTACCAATGTTAGAACACATAACTAACATTGTAGGAGCCCTGTTTTACTCAACGCTAGGGCTCATTATACCAGGAGTAGTCGAAACTATATTCAGATGGGACGACCTTGGAAGATATAACTGGATCTTCtggaaaaatgttttgattgtATTATTCGGTGTATTTTGTGCAATTTCTGGATGCACTGTCACTGTCattgatattattgaaaaattaaggaaaacagaatag